The Xanthomonas fragariae genome has a segment encoding these proteins:
- a CDS encoding efflux RND transporter permease subunit — MTLSNLSITRPVMAVVMSLLLIVLGVMSFTRLTLRELPAIDPPIVSVQVEYAGASAAVVESRITQVLEDALAGIEGIETIEARSRNGSSEISIEFVQSRDVEAATNDVRDAVSRVSDRMPDQARPPEISKVEADADPILWLNMSSSKMDTLQLSDYAERYVVDRFSSLDGVAQVRIGGRQRYAMRIWLDRDQLAARALTVADVETALQNENVELPAGSIESAQRDFTLRVERSYLKPEDFAKLPLSKGQGGYVVRLGDVAKVELTSAERRAYFQSNGVPNVGLGIVRNSTANALDVAREARAQAVEVQKSLPQGTNIFVAFDTTTFIDAAVERVYHTLVEAVVLVLVVIWVFLGSARAALIPAVTVPVCLIAAFIALYAFDFSINLLTLLALVLCIGLVVDDAIVVVENIQRRIDLGEPPLVAAKRGTGQVAFAVIATTAVLVAVFLPVGFLDGTTGRLFRELAVALAAAVAISAFVALTLTPMMSSKLLRSHGQAKPNRFHRWFDGRMQAVSGAYGRSLKRHVHRTWIFALLMLLALGASALLISRIPSELAPAEDRGNFQIMIDGPEGAGFDYTVKQMHQVEAILSPYVGPDKPIARANPRVPGGFGSSEEMHTGRVNVFLQDWEKRSRPTTEVADELQQKLTVLSGVRARTQVSGGLVRSRGQPFQWVLGGPDYAEIAQWRDRILQRMETNPGLVGPDSDYKETRPQMRVNIDRLRAADLGVPVAAIGGALEALMGSRRVTTFVDNGEEYDVMLQADRQGRMSPEDLTAIRVRSTRGELIPLSNLVTLSEVAEAGTLNRFNRLRAITISAGLAPGYPLGEAIAWAQQTAQEELPEYAQVDWKGESREFQQSGSAVLLTFGIALLVVYLVLAAQFESFAHPLVIMLTVPLAVLGALVGLWVTGGTLNLFSQIGIVMLVGLSAKNGILIVEFANQLRDQGRSVHEAIVESASVRLRPILMTSIATVVGAIPLVVAGGPGSASRATIGVVVIFGVSLSTLLSLYVVPAFYSLIAPYTKSPEAVARELETLEAKTSSVGGHA, encoded by the coding sequence ATGACACTCTCCAATCTGTCCATTACCCGCCCGGTGATGGCGGTGGTGATGAGCCTGTTGCTGATCGTGCTGGGTGTGATGTCGTTCACCCGGCTCACGCTGCGCGAGTTGCCGGCGATCGACCCGCCCATCGTCTCGGTGCAGGTGGAATACGCCGGCGCCTCCGCAGCAGTGGTGGAAAGCCGCATCACCCAGGTGCTGGAAGACGCGTTGGCCGGCATCGAAGGCATCGAGACCATCGAAGCACGCAGCCGCAATGGCTCGTCGGAGATCAGCATCGAGTTCGTGCAATCGCGCGATGTGGAAGCGGCCACCAACGATGTGCGCGATGCGGTCAGTCGGGTGTCCGACCGCATGCCCGATCAGGCGCGCCCGCCGGAAATCTCCAAGGTCGAGGCCGATGCCGACCCCATCCTGTGGCTCAACATGAGCTCCAGCAAGATGGACACGCTGCAGCTGTCCGATTACGCCGAACGCTATGTGGTCGATCGCTTCTCCAGTCTGGACGGCGTGGCGCAGGTGCGTATCGGCGGACGTCAGCGCTATGCGATGCGCATCTGGCTGGATCGCGATCAACTTGCCGCACGCGCGCTTACCGTAGCCGATGTGGAAACCGCACTGCAGAACGAGAATGTGGAGCTGCCGGCCGGCAGCATCGAATCGGCGCAGCGCGATTTCACCTTGCGCGTGGAGCGCAGTTATCTCAAACCCGAAGACTTCGCCAAACTGCCTTTGAGCAAGGGCCAGGGCGGCTATGTGGTGCGGCTGGGCGATGTGGCCAAGGTCGAGCTGACCTCGGCCGAGCGGCGTGCGTATTTCCAGAGCAACGGCGTGCCCAATGTGGGTTTGGGCATCGTACGCAACTCCACCGCCAATGCCCTGGATGTGGCACGCGAAGCGCGCGCGCAGGCCGTAGAAGTGCAGAAGTCGCTGCCGCAGGGCACCAACATTTTCGTTGCCTTCGACACGACGACCTTTATCGATGCGGCAGTGGAGCGCGTGTATCACACGCTGGTCGAAGCGGTGGTGCTGGTGCTGGTGGTGATCTGGGTGTTTCTGGGCAGCGCACGCGCCGCGTTGATTCCGGCGGTGACGGTGCCGGTGTGTCTGATCGCCGCCTTCATCGCGCTGTACGCATTCGATTTTTCGATCAACTTGCTCACTTTGTTGGCGCTGGTGCTGTGTATCGGCCTGGTGGTGGACGATGCCATCGTGGTGGTGGAAAACATCCAGCGCCGCATCGATCTGGGCGAACCGCCGCTGGTGGCCGCCAAGCGCGGTACCGGCCAGGTCGCGTTTGCAGTCATCGCAACCACCGCAGTGCTGGTGGCGGTGTTCTTGCCGGTCGGCTTTCTGGATGGTACTACCGGCCGCTTGTTCCGCGAGTTGGCAGTGGCGTTGGCCGCAGCGGTAGCGATCTCTGCATTCGTGGCGCTGACGCTTACGCCGATGATGTCGTCAAAGCTGTTGCGCTCGCACGGGCAGGCCAAACCGAATCGCTTCCATCGCTGGTTCGATGGACGCATGCAGGCGGTGTCCGGTGCGTACGGGCGTTCGCTCAAACGGCATGTACATCGCACCTGGATCTTCGCGCTGCTGATGCTGTTGGCGCTCGGTGCCAGTGCGTTGCTGATCAGCCGCATTCCTTCCGAGCTGGCGCCTGCGGAAGATCGCGGCAATTTCCAGATCATGATCGACGGCCCGGAAGGCGCCGGCTTCGATTACACCGTGAAGCAGATGCATCAGGTCGAAGCCATCCTGAGTCCCTACGTCGGCCCGGACAAACCCATCGCACGCGCCAATCCGCGCGTGCCCGGCGGCTTTGGCAGCAGCGAGGAAATGCACACAGGACGCGTCAACGTGTTCTTGCAGGACTGGGAAAAGCGCAGCCGCCCGACTACCGAAGTGGCCGATGAGCTGCAGCAAAAGCTCACTGTGCTTAGCGGTGTACGCGCACGCACGCAGGTGAGCGGCGGGCTGGTGCGCAGCCGCGGGCAGCCATTCCAATGGGTACTTGGCGGGCCGGATTATGCCGAGATCGCGCAATGGCGCGACCGCATTCTGCAGCGCATGGAAACTAATCCCGGCCTGGTCGGCCCGGACTCGGATTACAAGGAAACCCGGCCGCAGATGCGCGTCAATATCGACCGCCTGCGTGCGGCCGATCTGGGCGTGCCGGTGGCCGCGATCGGTGGGGCGCTGGAAGCCTTGATGGGCTCGCGTCGTGTCACCACCTTCGTCGATAACGGCGAGGAATACGACGTGATGCTGCAAGCCGATCGCCAAGGCCGGATGTCGCCGGAAGACCTCACCGCGATTCGCGTGCGCTCCACACGTGGCGAGCTGATTCCGCTCTCCAATCTGGTCACGTTGAGCGAAGTGGCCGAAGCCGGCACCTTGAACCGCTTCAATCGCCTGCGTGCGATCACCATCAGCGCCGGTCTGGCACCGGGCTATCCGCTCGGCGAGGCGATCGCCTGGGCGCAACAGACCGCGCAGGAAGAATTGCCCGAGTATGCGCAGGTGGATTGGAAGGGCGAATCGCGCGAATTCCAGCAATCCGGCAGTGCGGTGTTGCTGACCTTCGGCATCGCCTTGCTGGTGGTGTATCTGGTGTTGGCCGCGCAGTTCGAAAGCTTCGCGCATCCGCTGGTGATCATGCTCACTGTGCCGTTGGCGGTGCTGGGTGCGCTGGTCGGTTTATGGGTTACCGGCGGCACGCTCAACTTGTTCAGTCAGATCGGCATCGTGATGTTGGTGGGCCTTTCCGCCAAGAACGGCATCCTGATCGTGGAGTTCGCCAACCAGTTGCGCGACCAGGGCCGTAGCGTGCATGAGGCGATCGTGGAGTCGGCATCGGTGCGTTTGCGCCCGATCCTGATGACCTCGATCGCCACCGTGGTCGGTGCGATTCCGTTGGTGGTGGCCGGCGGGCCCGGCTCGGCCAGCCGCGCCACCATCGGTGTGGTGGTGATCTTCGGCGTGTCGTTGTCCACGCTGCTGTCGCTGTACGTGGTGCCGGCGTTCTACAGCCTGATCGCGCCGTATACCAAATCGCCCGAAGCGGTGGCACGCGAGTTGGAAACCCTTGAAGCGAAGACATCGTCGGTAGGTGGACACGCATAA
- a CDS encoding TrmH family RNA methyltransferase produces MTQHDGRGGRPPRDGRGSGASHNPWGRAAPRVPAARVPAQHALSAPARVGGNACEVRLYGINAVQAVFKARPEALRKIYLSEARIPQCKALLAWCVAQRIGYRVVEDADLSKLAASTHHEGVVAEVLRVSPQPLHDWLAALAQGPALALWLDGVGNPHNFGAILRSSAHFDVAGLLLPAGSTLGLSGAAARVAEGGAEAVPLVQLPEIAQAMAQLRRAGFAVAATLVDGGQDVFAAALPQRLVYVMGAESEGMDRQFARDCDLQLSIRGSGKVESLNVASATAVFQAAWRARALTGNQ; encoded by the coding sequence ATGACACAGCATGACGGACGAGGTGGGCGACCGCCGCGCGATGGCCGCGGTTCTGGCGCTTCGCACAACCCCTGGGGCCGCGCCGCGCCGCGCGTACCTGCGGCACGCGTACCTGCGCAGCACGCGCTATCCGCACCGGCACGGGTAGGCGGCAACGCGTGCGAAGTACGGTTGTACGGCATCAATGCGGTGCAAGCCGTGTTCAAGGCGCGTCCGGAAGCCTTGCGCAAAATTTATCTGAGCGAGGCGCGCATCCCGCAGTGCAAGGCGCTGCTGGCCTGGTGCGTCGCGCAACGTATCGGCTACCGCGTGGTGGAAGATGCTGATCTGAGCAAGCTTGCCGCCAGTACGCACCACGAGGGTGTGGTGGCAGAGGTGCTGCGCGTGTCACCGCAACCGTTGCACGATTGGCTGGCAGCATTGGCGCAGGGCCCGGCGCTGGCGCTGTGGCTGGATGGCGTGGGCAATCCGCATAACTTCGGCGCGATCCTGCGTTCGTCCGCGCATTTCGACGTGGCCGGTTTGTTGCTGCCTGCCGGCTCCACGCTGGGGTTGTCCGGCGCAGCGGCACGTGTGGCCGAAGGTGGTGCCGAAGCGGTGCCGCTGGTGCAGCTCCCCGAGATTGCGCAGGCGATGGCGCAGTTGCGTCGGGCCGGCTTCGCGGTGGCGGCGACGCTGGTCGACGGCGGTCAGGATGTGTTCGCAGCAGCGTTGCCGCAGCGGCTGGTGTATGTGATGGGCGCAGAGAGCGAAGGCATGGACCGCCAGTTCGCACGCGATTGCGACCTGCAGTTGTCGATCCGCGGCAGCGGCAAGGTCGAAAGCCTCAACGTGGCCTCGGCCACCGCAGTCTTCCAGGCCGCCTGGCGCGCCCGCGCGCTTACCGGAAACCAGTGA
- a CDS encoding class II 3-deoxy-7-phosphoheptulonate synthase: MNLSAPSRVSDSTASSWAPDSWRGKPALQLPVYPDQPALQAAMDELGQLPPLVTSWEIFALKRQLAEAQEGKRFLLQGGDCAENFSDCESGTISNRLKVLLQMSLVLVHGLHLPVVRVGRFAGQYAKPRSADTETRDGVTLPSYRGDVINAPAFTQAARVPDPRRMITAHSRSAMTMNFVRALIDGGFADLHHPEYWNLDWVGYSPLAADYQKMVSSIGDAVRFMETLSGAQVYNLNRIDFYTSHEALLLPYEEGLTRQVPRQWGWFNLSTHYPWIGMRTAALDGAHVEYLRGVRNPIAIKVGPSVQPDQLLRLIDVLNPENEPGRLSFIHRMGAAQIAEKLPPLLDAVKRDGRRLLWVCDAMHGNTESTGNGYKTRRFDNIRSEVELSFDLHAAAGTRLGGVHLELTGEDVTECTGGARELTERDLERAYRSSVDPRLNYEQSLEIAMAIVRKQQQVPSQPLGA; the protein is encoded by the coding sequence ATGAATCTTTCCGCCCCATCTCGCGTTTCCGACTCCACTGCTTCGTCGTGGGCCCCGGACAGCTGGCGTGGCAAACCCGCGCTGCAGCTGCCGGTCTACCCGGATCAGCCTGCGCTGCAGGCCGCGATGGACGAGTTGGGGCAGCTGCCGCCGCTGGTGACCTCGTGGGAAATATTCGCGCTCAAGCGCCAACTGGCGGAGGCGCAAGAGGGTAAGCGCTTCCTGTTGCAGGGCGGCGATTGCGCCGAGAATTTCAGCGATTGCGAATCGGGCACGATCTCCAATCGCTTGAAGGTGCTGCTGCAAATGAGTCTGGTGCTGGTGCACGGCTTGCACTTGCCGGTGGTACGCGTGGGTCGCTTCGCTGGGCAGTACGCCAAGCCGCGGTCGGCCGACACCGAAACCCGCGATGGGGTGACCTTGCCGAGTTACCGCGGGGATGTGATCAATGCGCCGGCGTTCACCCAAGCTGCGCGCGTGCCCGACCCGCGCCGCATGATCACCGCGCATTCGCGCTCGGCCATGACGATGAACTTCGTGCGCGCGTTGATCGACGGCGGCTTCGCCGACCTGCATCACCCCGAATACTGGAATTTGGATTGGGTGGGCTATTCGCCGCTGGCGGCGGACTACCAGAAGATGGTCTCGTCGATCGGCGATGCGGTGCGCTTCATGGAAACCTTGTCCGGAGCGCAGGTGTACAACCTCAATCGCATCGACTTCTACACCTCGCATGAAGCGCTGTTGCTGCCCTACGAGGAAGGCCTGACCCGTCAGGTACCTCGTCAGTGGGGCTGGTTCAATCTCAGTACGCATTACCCGTGGATTGGCATGCGCACTGCCGCGCTGGATGGTGCGCATGTGGAATATCTGCGCGGCGTGCGTAACCCGATCGCGATCAAGGTGGGGCCGTCGGTGCAGCCGGATCAGTTGCTGCGTCTGATCGATGTGCTTAATCCGGAAAACGAACCTGGGCGCTTGAGCTTCATCCATCGCATGGGCGCGGCGCAGATCGCCGAGAAACTGCCGCCGTTGCTGGATGCGGTCAAGCGCGACGGGCGCCGGCTGCTGTGGGTGTGCGACGCGATGCACGGCAATACCGAAAGCACCGGAAATGGCTATAAAACGCGGCGTTTCGATAATATCCGCAGCGAAGTCGAGCTGTCGTTCGATCTGCATGCAGCGGCCGGCACGCGGCTGGGCGGTGTGCACCTGGAACTGACCGGCGAAGACGTCACCGAGTGCACAGGTGGTGCGCGCGAATTGACCGAGCGCGATCTGGAGCGTGCGTATCGTTCCAGCGTGGATCCGCGTCTGAACTATGAGCAGTCGCTGGAGATCGCGATGGCGATCGTGCGCAAGCAACAACAGGTGCCCTCGCAGCCGCTGGGTGCGTGA
- a CDS encoding mechanosensitive ion channel family protein, with product MTANWNVIGEYAIPLGAALLAGMVIWSLMLWLFRRMQGRDYRRARIIRVITLPAAVILPLLFLRIATEATPLEGKGLVALQSLLHVGIVGCITWLLVRAVAAGEAAILRSNPIEVSDNLTARRIQTQARVLSRVVMGAVILLGISVVLLGFEQVRQIGKTLLASAGIIGLVAGIAAKPVFGNLIAGLQIALTQPIRLDDVVIVEGEWGRIEEIGSAYVVVRIWDERRMVVPLTWFIEHPFQNWTRSSADLLGTAFLWLDYRTPIAAVRVELERICQSEPLWDGRVCVTQITDTSENTIQVRLLVSARNSGDAFDLRCLVRERMIDFLTREHAYALPRIRAEIAAQEKPPSRIAEPIAQESVRSPGAEDGEPATTG from the coding sequence TTGACTGCCAATTGGAACGTCATCGGCGAATACGCAATCCCGCTCGGTGCCGCGTTGCTGGCGGGGATGGTGATCTGGTCGCTGATGCTGTGGCTGTTTCGCCGCATGCAGGGTCGCGACTACCGCCGTGCGCGCATCATTCGCGTGATTACGCTGCCGGCGGCAGTCATTCTGCCGTTGTTGTTTTTGCGTATTGCGACCGAAGCAACGCCCCTGGAGGGCAAGGGGCTCGTGGCACTGCAGAGCCTGCTGCATGTGGGAATCGTCGGCTGCATTACCTGGTTATTGGTACGAGCGGTGGCGGCGGGGGAGGCGGCGATCCTGCGCAGCAATCCGATCGAAGTCTCCGATAACCTCACCGCACGACGTATCCAGACCCAGGCGCGGGTGTTGAGCCGCGTAGTGATGGGCGCGGTGATCCTGCTCGGCATCTCGGTCGTGTTGCTGGGTTTTGAACAGGTACGCCAGATCGGCAAGACGTTGCTTGCCTCGGCCGGCATCATCGGGCTGGTGGCCGGTATCGCGGCCAAGCCGGTGTTCGGCAATCTGATTGCTGGTCTGCAGATCGCATTGACCCAGCCGATCCGGCTGGACGATGTGGTGATCGTGGAGGGCGAGTGGGGCCGTATCGAAGAGATCGGCAGCGCGTATGTGGTGGTGCGGATCTGGGACGAGCGGCGCATGGTAGTGCCGCTGACCTGGTTTATCGAGCATCCGTTCCAGAATTGGACGCGCAGTAGCGCCGATCTGCTCGGCACCGCATTTCTGTGGCTGGATTACCGCACGCCGATCGCGGCAGTACGCGTGGAACTGGAACGCATCTGCCAGAGCGAACCGCTATGGGATGGACGCGTGTGCGTAACCCAGATCACCGATACCAGCGAGAACACCATCCAGGTGCGCTTGCTGGTGAGTGCACGCAATTCCGGCGATGCGTTCGATCTGCGTTGCCTGGTGCGTGAGCGCATGATCGACTTCCTGACCCGCGAGCATGCCTACGCGCTGCCGCGGATCCGCGCCGAAATCGCCGCGCAGGAAAAACCACCGTCGCGCATCGCCGAGCCGATCGCCCAGGAGAGCGTGCGCTCGCCCGGGGCCGAAGACGGCGAGCCTGCGACGACGGGCTAA
- a CDS encoding DUF2127 domain-containing protein: MIALLEAVKGTLALLAATGLEILGPLPLQNAVSTLIRRFNLDPDHGALPSLLKTISPDAVHLAAAAMLAYGLLHIVEAWGLWRAKAWASVLGCLSAAIYLPFDIYAIVRHPGWTAWGVLAINLIVVGVLARDLFRRR; this comes from the coding sequence GTGATCGCCTTGCTAGAGGCGGTCAAGGGGACGCTTGCGCTGCTGGCGGCGACGGGCCTGGAAATTCTGGGCCCGCTCCCGCTGCAAAACGCGGTCAGCACCCTGATCCGCCGTTTCAATCTGGATCCCGACCACGGCGCACTGCCGTCGTTGCTCAAGACCATCAGCCCCGATGCGGTGCATCTGGCTGCCGCCGCGATGCTGGCTTACGGCCTGCTGCATATCGTGGAAGCCTGGGGCCTGTGGCGTGCCAAGGCATGGGCTTCGGTACTGGGCTGCCTGTCAGCGGCCATTTATTTACCCTTCGATATCTACGCCATCGTCCGCCATCCTGGCTGGACCGCCTGGGGCGTGCTGGCGATCAATCTGATCGTGGTCGGGGTGCTTGCGCGCGATCTGTTCCGACGTCGCTGA